A segment of the Marmota flaviventris isolate mMarFla1 chromosome 2, mMarFla1.hap1, whole genome shotgun sequence genome:
tactgagctacatccccagctcctgtggatcatttattttatattgctcTAGAATCAGTCCTCACATTAGGACTACATCAGTTTTAAGTAACAAAAATCCCAACCCAACCTGgttcaattataaaatgaaatttattggcTTGCATATCTGAAAAGTTGGATCTAGCTGTTTGCAAGACATTTTGGGGGGAATGGCCTGTCTCTACTTTATCACTTTGTTTCTATGTTGTCAGGCAAACTTCCTTTGCAGTATCAAACATGGAAGATGAATGCTTTATGGTCCTTCTATAACTAAATTTATGACTATTCATTCCTATTCCATTTCTACCAATAAAATTGAATTCTACTGGTTTGGTTTTTTGCTTCTAATGCTAAATCATGACATACTCAAGTccaatcttaaatttaaaaaaaagcaagtctTCATATTTAACACAGTCTTAGAAAGAGAGTAGATGTTCTCTGTCTGGGAGGGTCCCCAAGAACAAGGACCTTTCTGCAATACACAATTGGTTGAAAACATCTGATTTCATGAGGTGTTCAATTGATAACATTCAtcagaatataaaacattttttctgtgCAATATAGAGAATTTTGTAAGTATTTCTTAGTGTTATCAACTGGTTCTGTTCATTGTCTTTGGAAAGATAATTTAAACAAAGTGGTCTCACAAaactgctcttatttatttatttatttatttatttataaaactgcttTCTTTAAAAGTGTTATAAGTTATGAATGTAACTTTCATGCCTCTGATTGGTTGTCTTACTTGATATGAATTGTCCAgctaataattttgaaattaccACCTCCACATGTGTGAAAACCTATAcatccttgaaaatattttaggttttgtgagACATGGTCTCTGGCATCCATTCAACTCTGCCCTTGAAGCATCAAAGCATCCAGTAAGCAAATGGGCATGATGGTGTTacaactttatttatggacattGAAAATGGAATTACATATAGACCTCATGtgtcattttgcttttaatttttttcgaCCACTTAAAAACCATTCTTATCTTACAACTGCACTGAGTACTGTACTTAGAACTGTTTCCCCAGAAAGTCATGTGACTAACTTCCTTACTTTTTTCAGCCCTTCCTTTACATTTCACCTTTTCTTAGTAAGATCCTCTGTCTAAAACTGCAATTTGTCTAAAACCTCCTGGCTGTCTCCACCCTATTCTTTACCTTCCTTACTTCAATGTTTTTCCCACAGTATTTAGCATCTTTTACAGTagtaaataatttacatttattatccTATTATTTGTCTTCCCTTGCCAGATGGTAAGCTCTGAGTCAGGAAGGACAGGATGAAAAAAGTTGACCTACTAGATGCTGTGTAATTGGAGAAGGTAAGGATGATTCCAGTTGCTGACTTCACTCAGCTGAAACTATCATGTACTTCAATGTTATCTGTAGATCACTCCCATCTAGTCTGAAAGTATTACATTGCAAGGATCTTGCTTTTCAGACTTTGCAATAGCAGTATTAGAAAAGCATCTATGTAGGACGAGAATTAGGTAAATgagtacattaaaaatattaggaGTAATTCTATGATCCAATGAGACATGTAGCCTAGAGTACAAAGCCTACAGATACTGTTCTCCACATgctgttatcaaaaagaaaagaaaaagaagggagacAAGAGGAAGCCGGCTTCTCCCTTGCTTTCTACCTATTGTACAACTAGGAAGCTGACAATAAAGTTTATTTGAGCGTCGACGTGCCCTGACGTGACTCCGCCTTCCCATCCCGAGCCGCGATTGGTGAAGATTTGCCGGCGGCCTGCGTTCTTAAGCCCCGATTGGTGAAGGCCGCCGTCATTCCGGAGCGTCCCGGCGCCAGCCCGCCCTCTCGCCGCGTCGCCGGTGCCTGCGCCGCCCGCTCCACCTCGCTTCTCCTCTCCGGGCGAGGCCCGGGGGACCTGAGTGAGAAGCGGGGACCATGTTCCGACGCAAGCTGACGGCTCTCGACTACCACAACCCTTCCGGCTTCAACTGTAAAGGTGAGGCGGCGGCCCCTAGCCGGCCGCTTGGCCCTGACCCGGGCGGTGGACGCACCCCCACCGGGACCCTTGGCGGCCTTGTACCCCTCTCGGGGATGAGGGGGCCTTTGGGCCCCCTTTCTCGGGGCCGCCACACACCTCTGCCGTCCGTCGCGCCCCGAGGTCGGAGCCCCTTCACCCATTCCTGCCTGAGCATCGCCACTTTCTCTACTTGATAACTCTAGACTCCCCTACCCCACCCTGCAAACACCCAGCTCCTCTGCACACAAAAGGGAAAGCGTTTgcctttttcttatttcaaagcCCCAGAGTTCACCAGGTGTTGGGTAATACCTTGAGCATTTGTTGTGGGCCAGCAGTGCTGGATTCTGAGAAAGGTGCTGAGTAACTTGAAGACTAGCTCACTGCCTGCCAGAGCTAAGGGATAGGGGTAGGGATAGGAGACAGAACTAAGGAAACAGTTTACGATCAAAACAGTACACAATGAAATCCAGCACCCACAGGGTAAGAGATTAATAAAGTTGTATGGGTCATGCAAAAAAAGTTAGTAGCATCTGAGCCAGGAGGTTGAATTGTGTAAATAGAAAGGTATTGAAGATTTTGCAGCATTAAAGTTTTGAAAAGTAATGACATTGCTGCCCATTATTACTAACCTATCTATACTCATTTTGTTCAGTTGTTTTTGATGTCTGGTCGACTAGGAAGTTTAAAAGGGATCATCAAGTTCAACTTGTGATATTGTACTCAAGTCATTATATTAGACTCACAAGTTGGGAATAATTTCAAAACAGGTTTCTTTGATCTCCTTTGGAATCATATTGAATTATTGTATCTTGTTTTTGTACTTTGcgtttgaatttaaaaaaaagttcagtggCAATAGAACTTAGATCTGGATTTGAATCTTTTGAGTATCAGTtttctgatctgtaaaatggggatattatCCACTTCAAAGGGTATTGGATGCAgtcaggtgaggtggcacatgcttgtaatcccagtaactgtggcagaaggattatgagttcaaagctagcctcaacaacttggtgagaccctgtctcaaaataaaaagggctggggatgtggtgaaGTGCACCTGGGTTGTGCACCTGGGTTCAGTTTAcgggttaaaaataaatatataggaaggattaaaataaatatacactgTGCACTTAATGTGCAGTAAGCATTACGTGACAGTAATAGTCATAGTGTTTCCtttctgaatttattatttaatttcttaatttgtttttttattacttattgtttattttactttgttgtaATTTCATACTTGCCcagtctctctcttctccctcaaAGGAACTGGAATAGTACTAATACTTAAATAGCAAAACTATGTGCTTGTGCattatttatcaatatttcaCTTAATCTTCAAAACAACACTATGAGGTAAGTCCATTTTTTAATCCCCATTTTGTAGCTAAAGAAACTGGGGCACAGAAAATGTAGGTGATCAGTTCATGTTCACACAATCAATTGTAAGTGTCTGGGCTTTTTAAATTCAGGTTGAGATTTGATTAGATCATTGTTAATCTGTGGCTCCGGGAGTCTATACTTGCAACTCCTGCTTCTATTGGCTCAGTTAACTTATCATTGTGGGATTAAGAAAATTCCACAAGACCAtttgtgaaaaaggaaatattttatcaGTGTTTCTAgtgatttatataatattttgattgCAGATGAAACAGAATTTAGAAACTTTATTGTTTGGCTTGAAGACCAGAAAATCAGACACTACAAGATTGAAGACAGAGGTAATTTAAGAAACATCCACAGCAGTGACTGGCCCAAGTTCTTTGAAAAGGTAAGGAATTAGgaagtaaaataaacatatagagAGCTTTTCTAAACTATATGAAACTTTTCTAAAGGTGAccttaaaattactttttcttttttttttggcactggggattgaacttgggcactcaatcattgagccacatacccagcctgttttatattttatttagagacagggtctcactgagttgcttagggtcttgataagttgctgaggctggctttaaattcactatcttcctgcctcagcctcctgagctgctgggattacaggtgtgcacgcTACTGTGCCAAagcttattttgttctttaaagatATAATAATGATAAGTATTAGAAAAGCAGATTTCAAGGGTTTAGCTTTTTTCTTACcatgtttcttttgattttagtGCAAATTCTCCTCCTACCAAGCTTGAGTATTGATAAtttggggcgggggtggggggggcaggtgGCCTTGGGATCTTGACAATCTTATGAATGAGGTAGAAATAGTTTCTTCAGAAACGTTGTGAAGTTTCTTAGACAGTGgaatatattctttaaatgtaaatatattcacTTAGTGGCCAATATCAATTTTAACAttggacaaaaataaataaataaataaaatgcagcaaTGGTACACTTTTagtagtctttctttctttttattttactttattttttttgtatcaggaattgaacccaggggcagttaaccactgaaccatatctccatatccccagccctttttaaattttattgagacagggtcttgctgagttgcttaaggcctcactaaattgctgaggctagctttgaactcacaattctcctgcctcagcttcccgagccactggatatttcttatattaaaagACATTGGCATGCTCAAAAATTAGACTAtgttatatttatggttatatttaatgTTCTGTGTATGATATGAAATGTTCCTGTGTATGATAGAAGCAGCCTATAAATATCTGTGTTCACATCATATTTTTGTGACTAGAATAAAGTTTCCCATTgacttaattttataatatttttgtagaaaaatttgttttcagattAGGTAAAAGTCACATTTTACAGTGTCATTATTTACATTAAACATTTTCATCAGCTGTATTACTTAAATGAGTAAGGGTACCCGTTCTCCCTAGAATCAACCAGTAATTTTATGAATTAGGGAATTCTATAAGTTATACACCAGTATTATCCCCTTGGGCAAGTTTATGAACCTTTCTGTCTCAATGTTAAGTAATGGGTATTACAGTGGTACCTATTCCATAGGGGTGGCTTTGTAGTAGTGATAGACCTATATACCTATTTACAGAAGTGCCTGGCCAATAGCAGGTACTGTATAATTATTATTGTCACTGCCTTTACTTCTACTGGATTATTTTCCTTTACCCTTAAAAATAGTTAATACAATTCTAATGGGCTTGTTAAgactttgaaatacattgttaggattttgcatttgtttattttaccttttatgGCCCATTCACATGTATAAAACAATACACATGTAAAAGtgtatttgaagaataaaaacttTCCTGATGGAAGATAAGTATATAAGAACTTACCCAATAGATGATCATATAGTTTGTCTCATGGGAATGTTAATGTcgttgtataaaatatatataaaaatgtttctttctaattataggCACGTGCCTGTGTCTGAGaccttttgctcatttttaaatcatgagTTGAATCCTTTAAAtgttttcagtattgactatttGGGGAGGGGGCCATGACAAAATATTGTGAAGGaggtgattatttttttaaataagggaaCAAAATTTGAGGGTAGAAAATAAGTTATGATTAAACATAATAATTCATTAGTTATTCCTGAAAGGATTTCCAAAGGGGCAGAAGTTTAGTAGCATTGTTGCTAGAATTCAGTTTTCACTTCCTAAGAGACTTATTTGAAGGATACCACTCATCTTGATATGCTTTCAGATGTTTACTTGGTTACAGCCTATGTGTATGTTATATGATTTACTCTATTCATAGCATTTCCATAACATGAAAGTTATAATATTGAAGTTTAGAtaataactaatttatttatatatcattcttttaaaaactgtcccctttttataaattactcTTTATGTACTGAAGTCTGCAATTAGAAAGTTTAGATTCCCATCCCAGATCCAAGTTGTGTAATCACTGGCTAAAACTGGATAATATAATCAAATtggacctttaatttttttttttatctccgtCTTTACAGTATCTCAGAGATGTTAACTGTCCCTTCAAGATTCAGGATCGACAAGAAGCAATTGACTGGCTTCTTGGCTTAGCTGTTAGACTTGAGTATGGAGATAACGGTATGTTTTTTTTGagtatttgtgttctttttttaagagaaaagaaagatgggaaaGAGGGAATATGAAAATACAGGGAACTTACCAATTTGTTTCTGTCTTACATTGTTTAatctttggttttttgttttgtttattttgttttgtttgcacttctggggagtaaacccaggggcactctactatgGAGCTTTATCtgcagccttttattttttattttgagacagggtcttgctaagttgtccaggctggcctcaaatttgctgttctcctgcttcaacttcccaagtagccagaattataggcatgtgcctgtGTCTGGGACCTTTTGCTCATTTTTGTCACAAGAAGTTAAAAGCACTTTATATATAGTCTTTTATTGATATTTGCATGTATCTTttagattttggaaattttttttgtagaaggCTGTTTGCCTTTTCAACAAAGTAACGTTACTTTGGTAAACTTTACCAGCTTTCACACTCTACACCTTAACCTTTTAAGTTAAATTGTTTCTGGTATCCCAAAATTGATGGGATTTTGAGGTGTTGGTTGCAGCAGTTGTCCCAGGAGACTGCAAAGCATGTGTAATGCTAATGTACGTTCATACACTATAGATCACAATTGTGCGTTGTGTTTAATGTTGTAACACATACTTTTGTTATTAGAAGCTTCTTAATATTAATATGTAGagtaaaaacaatttttcattaaattcatGTTTCCTCTCAGTAGATTTCACTTTTGAGAAGGCTGCCCAGGTTTGAATGCGAGATTTGATCCATCTTATCTacatcttttgtattttgtttttcattttaatgatacTGTCAGTTATAgtctcttaatcatttccttttgaaGTCTCTTTGATAACTCTGGCTTTACCCTTTCCCTCCTGTCCTACCGCTATTAATCTTTTGCCTTGTTTGCTATATCTTAATTTCTCCATTCTTGCCACTATCATCCTATTTTTGCTTCTTGTTATTTTCTGCTGAGgttattgtaatattttttaaagtagtctGCTGTGAGTGTTACTCTACAGTCTTAGCTGCATAATCTACCAGCTCACTTTCTGAAATGTGAATCTGTTTTAGAGTGCTACTTCCTGAacagctttatttaaaatattttaaaacatcatggtTTTCCCATTTTCTACAAAAGGAACTTTAAGCTCCTTAGCTTGGTATTTCAGTCTATCTGTACACATCTAGCAGTAATTTTCACCTTAGCAGTAATATCCTTATAGCTTTTCATGTCTACCTTCTAACTCACTTGCCACTTTCCATTTTGCTACTATGTCTTATTTGCCCCAGTAAATTGTGAGGTTTGTTCCCTGCATGGTACCTCTCTTAGTTTCTGTTGGTAttttaacaaattaccacaaactcaaTGACTTAAAACCCAATTTATTATCTAATTTTGGAGTCAGAAGTTCAACATCAGTCTCCAAGTTGTCAGCAGAGCTGGTTCCTTTTGGAGGCTGGAGGAGaaaatctgttttccttttctaccTTCTTGAGGATATCTGTCTTCCTTAACTCTGGCCCTTTTCTTCATCATCAAGTCTAGTAGCATAGCATCTTCCAGTTTTTTTCTGCCTCTCCTTCCATTGTCATCTTGTTCTCTGACCCTTCTGCCTTCTTTTTCCATAAGGACATTGTGATTACAGTGGACCCTCTTGAATAATCCAGGATATTCTCCCCATCCCACTATCCCTGATTTAATCACACACACAATTTCCTTTTGCCACATAGGGTAACATGAAGAGGTTCTAAGtactgggaggaggaggaattcTATCTCGTACAGTACCCATGAGGTTCATGCTTATAACAGATCCTTATCAACTTTAGTAATTGCTTGGCAAATGCAATGTCTATGAATATTCACATGTGTTGATTTGGAGCATCACCCAGTTGGTTTTTTTGGGGGTGCCTCAGATTTAAATTTCAGAAGCATTATGGCACAGATCTAGGGAAAGCTCTCTGATTTGagattttattcctttctttttttgtggggggagtaCCGGGGATTTAACTCTggggccactgagccatatctccagcccttttttgtatttcattcagagacaagttctcactcagttgcttagcaccttgctgttatgactttgaactcaagatcctcctacctcagcctccggagctgctgggaatacaggcatgcgtCACCGCATCCAGCTTTCTTTACTTTCAATTttagtttacaaggaaaatatgcatttgatactttagaaaataaatgtaatccTATGCTTTGTAACCTTGGTAGTGTTAATTGATTTTTTAGGACCTTTTAACAATTCTGCTCTGAATCAGTAAGAACTGTATGAGCTAATTTTTAATGAAGTATTCTCCACCTTATGAAAACTGTTTTTCTGCTATTCCAAATAAGTTTGTAGTCACAtatcaatttatttgttttacccTTATTTATtccattctatttttataatctcAGTCTTCAGTGGTAGCTGCCACATGATAGTGTATCCCAACAGTTGACTACAAGTATGTACATTTGTTTCTCAGTTATAGCAGTCTTTGTTAATGAATAAAACAAGCTTGTATATGAAATATGGTGattttttatactaaaaataGTGGAAAGGTAAATggtatcaaacatttaaaaatctaaactagaaacaagttttatttaataataaaatttaaagttataaGAATACTTTTGAAAATTGGTTAAAGTagtaatgcttttctttttcagcagGAGGCGCTCATGTTCTTTTGAGGTTTTACATTGATAGGTTGCCACCTTTTTGACTTTTAAGCTTTCTTAAATTTGCTgaaaaaattgtgaaatttttatttgtgccTTACCACTATATAAAGCCTTTCACTAGCTTGTCAATTAAGGTAATTAAAGCCTGACTCAAATatctcacttttttaaaatataatttcacattGACAGAAAAATTACAATAGTCAAGAATTTTTATACACCCCAATTCTGCAgacttagcattttattttatttttttcacattttttccttagttgtagttggacaaaatatctttatttatttatttttatgtggtgctgaggatcaaacccagcaccttgcacatgctaggcaagtgctctaccactgagcaacaatcccagcccccttagcattttatttcattggctTCATCCTTCTTtgtatgcacacatgtacacaagCACACATATACAATTTTTTCCTAAACTGTTTGATAGTAAATTATCTATTTCCTTCACACTTTTATACTTCTGTGTGCACTTTCTAAAACGGATTTTTGTCTTACACGACCACAGtattaaaatcaggaaattaaaattaCCACAATCTATAGATGTTAGTCACATTACATATTGTCTCCACAATATTTTTTATAGACAGCCCCCTTCAAAtcagcaacagcaacaacaaagtaATCCTGGGTTACGCATTAGATTCAGTTTTATATatctctttagtgttctataatcTGGAACAATTCCTTAATCTTAGCTTGTGCTAAATGATACTGACActtattttgtagaattttacTCAGTTTGGGTTGTGTGATGTTTTCTCACAGTTAGGTTCAGGGTTGATACTTTTGTTAGAAACAACACAGaagtgatatatttttaaagtgcgTTACATCAGGAGTTGTATGATGTTGCTCTCATTATTAGTCATGTTAACTTGATCACTTGGTTAAAGTTTGTTCACTATTAATTGTTTTCCCCTTTGGGAGATATTTTGAGACTATTAAGTGTACTTTTGTTTCCCATAGTTCCCTCCTAATTTTAGCATCCTTTTGATGACTTTTGCTTCATTTATGTTGGTAGTTGCCCAAAGGTGCTTTCCCAATTCCATGATTCCTttggcatttgtttatttgttgactttctactGTAAggagaaccttttttttttttttaatttatttattaaaatcattgtAGATAAAAGGGGTCTTATTTTACTCATTGGGTCAAAATCCTTTCTTGTCATCATCTGTCTTGGTGTTTACACTGTTCCACATGTGACCAGTGGACGTTTCTTTAGACTAATTTCTGACTGAGTTAGGAGTCCCTTTAGGCTTTAACTGTCtggcttaaattttaaaacttttatttttttctcttgtttcatTAACAAATCATAAAAGCACTATAGGTTAAGATTTCATTTTGGTCATTAAGTTGattcaaaatttttttgtatattattaaatatttttcaaattaaagtaATAAAGCCTACCTTTGGAATTCTAAATTTCACCTTTCCCTGAAATAAGTTTCAGATTTATATATAGTGTATTTCAAGTGATGATGCTTTACAAAGCAAGGGTTTTAGATTTTATATCTGCATTCAAAATaagattttgggggaaaaaaaaccttttagcgagtttatatttaatcttttgtAACCTTTATTTACCCTCCTCCCATTCTTAAGTCCCAAGTTTTAGGGGGAGCTATAAAAGACATTTCCCTCCAAaaatttcagtgtttgaaataattACGTTTAGAAATGTTGATGAAAAGATAGTTGTCAAGTATCTAATAAGCACTTTAGCTTAATCAAAAAGCTATAATTACATTCTCTTCTGTTAGATTTTCTatagttaaaaaataagttttcttgaatgaaatattttatgtttataatcaTCTTAGCTCAATTGAATtcagaaataattatttattttaccttaagTTGCCattctataaattatatttttgcctGTTTTATAGCTGAAAAATACAAGGACTTGGTACCTGATAATGCAAAAAATACTGACAATGCAACTAAAAATGCAGAGCCGTTGATCAATTTGGATGGTAAGTATTAATGTATAAAATTGATCATCATTTTTGGTTTCTTACATATGTTTTACTTCCTGGAATGAAGTTCACATTTAACTTGGTGTCATTAAATTAAGACTGCTTTATGTAGATAGTGTTTATGTTGACATTTTATTCTctgtaatgtttttatttgtttgttttgtggtgctggggattgaacccagggccctatgCTGTTCTTTAATTCACTCCCAGTAGTTTGGggtttcaatttatatttaatcaTGCAGGTCATTGTTTGCCTTCCTGggtgtataaattttattttttaattcagttatagtatgaaacaaatgataaaattttccattaagtTGCATGTGTCTTAGTAATTATTTCCCCTTTATGAAAGTATGAAGAGTTTAATTACCTAGATTATGATATGTTAAATATGTTTTACTGGCTAATTTCATTGTGACctataatttatgaattatttttgtgaATGAATAAGCTTGtacattccatgcttgtatatGCTGCTTAGAGAAAAGTTTTGAGGCAAACTCTTCATTGAAGGGATCTTTCTGTTAAAATTAGTAACTTTgggaagaaatgtaaattaaaagtgCCACAAAAATGAGACTTGCAGAGTTACAGAACAAATCTAATGCAAGTTAAGCTAGTCACATATTGGTTCTGTTACTTGTGAAATATGTTAATAGAGAAGCCATTTATCTCATTTACCTAATCATTGGTACTTTacacttcttttttcttattaatataaaaaaatgacattagaaaatttaaaatctattttgcaAGCTTTTATGTCTGCAGAGCTAcataatttgtttgtttatttttaatctttcatagTAAATAATCCCGACTTTAAGGCTGGTGTGATGGCTTTGGCTAACCTTCTTCAGATTCAGCGTCATGATGATTACCTGGTAATGCTTAAGGTAAGCTTCATATTTTTGATTCTTGGGAGAAACTGTATAGAGAAAAATCTCTTcgctttttaaaatactatttattgatatttatatttatggttgAGTGACCAGAATACAGTTGAGAAATATGTGGCATAATGTAGATTGTCCAGTAGTAATTAAAGTGCtttattctgctttgttttttctcattaacataaaaaaaatggaaagattttaaattttctaatgcCAATTTTTTGATGTTAATGAGAAAAGGCAGTGTAAAGTACCAATGATTAGGAAAATGAATGAGATAAATGGTTTCACTGGAAAATGTTAAGATGTACCTATCACTGTGCTAAATCTTTGCAAAGGTAATCTCATTCAATTCTCCCAGTAATCAATAGAGGTAGATACtaacattctgtttttaaaaaatgtattcagagaaatgtaaataagaCGATGACACAGAAAATCATAGAGCGAGAAACTGAATCTAAGTACTCTGACCCAGTAGCCCATTCTTTTTCCTACATTAGTCCACTTCTCAGTTCTTTTAAGGATTCATGGTCTGTATTCATTAAGATAGTGGAAAATGCCCAAATTAATAATGTTGAATTTAAGATATCagaattggaaattattttagaagtttttattAATAGAAGAGATTAAAGAGCATTGGGCTAGACCTTGTACATGACTATTACTTTAAACTACTGtgtaataaattgaataaaattttaccCTACCCTGAAGAGATTAAGTCATAGTTGTCCTACTTTTTAGAACTGTATGTATTATAAGGGAAATATTATCCTGTTCTTAGCTCATTATAGTTCTCTGTACTGAATCTGAGTGTTAACTTAGATTTTCTTTGCCCAGATTGGATAccaaaagacaatttttttttttttaatttagctgcTTCAAATGCTTGTTCTTCATTCAATTATGTAAAATTCATTGGAATAGTTCTACAGTGGATAtgtcctttttagttataaacTAAATGAGGAGAAACAGACAATGCATAGCATATTTAGAGTATTTTTGTTAGATTTCCAAAACCAGTAAataggaaaaatacaaatgagCTATAacaaaaaactttataaaattctAGTCTCAGCTACCTCTTTATTTCCCAGTGGGTTTTTTAAAgaggtatttaaaaaatgatgatataGAA
Coding sequences within it:
- the Rtraf gene encoding RNA transcription, translation and transport factor protein, which translates into the protein MFRRKLTALDYHNPSGFNCKDETEFRNFIVWLEDQKIRHYKIEDRGNLRNIHSSDWPKFFEKYLRDVNCPFKIQDRQEAIDWLLGLAVRLEYGDNAEKYKDLVPDNAKNTDNATKNAEPLINLDVNNPDFKAGVMALANLLQIQRHDDYLVMLKAIRILVQERLTQDAVAKANQTKEGLPVALDKHILGFDTGDAVLNEAAQILRLLHIEELRELQTKINEAIVAVQAIIADPKTDHRLGKVGR